From one Pontibacillus sp. HMF3514 genomic stretch:
- a CDS encoding GNAT family N-acetyltransferase, with translation MQTLEKVQIVEYHDDYAKSVAQMWNESGENWGGDNSVTTEQEVIEEEANSTHLHSFLALVGDKVVGYCGLSEYTEDVGALYISVINVHPDYQGLKLGKKMLLESIDKTVKYGWPRLDLFTWPGNTKAVPLYKKVGFFWEDRDDTTHLMNFLPLVLQIDWLRPFFEKHDWYETSQRPIEIKPDGIKKGDFTFYEYKWEAGDEFVRIQFERTGRGIRLIETEDLLVEMNLPAFKLLENEEHEVTYRVVNKTSEPFKVSISDKSSDIVEQKSEEDVQVTEEWVGKLPVTISMPKNEPNPWKTHPAIGANIKVNGSTLPFHMGVFPIKMGKLDLRSVAKNWSPNQKGTLYLDMESQIDEDSTWTLNLPENDVVKSENKVVSTKVESKGRVSIPLPCQLLKNGFLSEYVQVRVERSSGEELSFTTKLTLAFPGFGGKFGGETEEKWYGYNGPNYVEIEKRNNLVKIGSVRSKEKPMTFISPKIGKPYNDEMSKQEARAVEYIELPEAFVIKTTLESKAFSSVLLNTYYSIYGDGMVEVKHELVNNSSDKKADLFLKQPIIAELGGITLPLKEGVMVDRERTIPYFELIRDKEISEKWLFLSKPSGETKGLSWSQDALLKKDSWRFGIEYQVETLKPNEKICFGPIQIGVNVATSWSNWRELVLGEEVKDIKEVSSFALEADKNRFVSTVGEKVDFAFRSKFTPHVSGTLTVQHDEQTYIKETTEDDGVNQIDIQLDYQSPGVKGVSGKFRSKGQKAELQTLQLVKGKREIEVNQEEDRWTVNNGVISFKASSEYFPGIYSLTYNGNEALHHQYPEPGPKAWWNPWGGGLSYNLRKVSPYSMLKEKTEVAPVTKEDHLGNEWKGLCLSTTLTEHEEMKGVTLRQYALTLPEVPVMAIYAEVDQGSNRTFSDEILDLEAFFKPAEKLSSCFTNMKTEGVFHTYYAGVEEYHMKSAPSITVGSDEREEKIHVIHPIKNEDEGLYLNPEVCLVETFQRWSAASGDVISLNPTILFFDEDELSPDNHPFHGLSFR, from the coding sequence ATGCAGACGTTAGAGAAAGTACAAATTGTTGAGTATCATGATGATTACGCAAAAAGTGTTGCGCAAATGTGGAATGAAAGTGGAGAAAACTGGGGTGGTGACAACTCCGTTACAACCGAACAAGAGGTGATCGAAGAGGAAGCCAACTCCACGCATCTTCATTCATTCCTTGCCCTCGTTGGCGATAAAGTCGTGGGGTATTGCGGACTATCTGAATATACAGAAGATGTCGGAGCGCTTTATATATCGGTTATCAATGTACATCCTGATTATCAAGGGTTAAAGCTTGGGAAGAAGATGTTACTAGAATCAATCGATAAAACCGTAAAGTATGGCTGGCCTCGTCTAGATCTATTTACATGGCCAGGGAATACCAAGGCCGTTCCCCTATATAAAAAGGTCGGGTTCTTTTGGGAGGATCGTGACGATACCACACACTTAATGAACTTCCTGCCTTTGGTTTTACAAATCGATTGGTTACGTCCTTTCTTTGAAAAGCATGATTGGTACGAGACCAGTCAGCGTCCTATCGAAATTAAGCCAGATGGGATAAAGAAAGGTGACTTTACGTTTTATGAGTACAAGTGGGAAGCGGGCGATGAGTTTGTTCGCATTCAATTTGAGCGAACCGGAAGAGGGATTCGACTCATTGAAACAGAGGACCTTCTAGTTGAAATGAACCTTCCTGCGTTTAAACTGCTTGAAAATGAAGAGCATGAGGTAACCTACCGTGTTGTTAATAAAACGTCTGAACCGTTTAAGGTATCCATTTCTGATAAGTCATCAGACATTGTGGAACAAAAATCCGAAGAGGACGTTCAAGTGACTGAAGAGTGGGTTGGAAAACTTCCTGTAACCATCTCCATGCCAAAGAATGAACCAAACCCTTGGAAAACGCACCCTGCTATAGGGGCAAATATAAAAGTGAACGGTTCAACGCTTCCATTTCATATGGGAGTTTTCCCAATAAAAATGGGGAAACTTGATCTCCGTTCTGTAGCAAAGAACTGGAGTCCAAATCAGAAAGGCACGTTATATCTTGATATGGAAAGTCAAATTGATGAGGATTCCACATGGACGCTAAACCTTCCCGAGAACGATGTGGTGAAGTCGGAAAACAAAGTAGTGAGCACGAAGGTCGAAAGCAAAGGTCGTGTTTCCATTCCGTTACCGTGTCAATTGCTTAAGAATGGGTTCCTATCTGAATACGTTCAAGTACGTGTCGAACGATCAAGTGGGGAAGAGCTTTCATTCACTACAAAACTGACACTAGCATTCCCAGGCTTTGGTGGAAAATTTGGTGGTGAAACCGAAGAAAAATGGTACGGCTATAATGGCCCGAACTACGTGGAAATTGAAAAACGGAACAACCTTGTCAAAATAGGATCCGTTCGTTCTAAGGAGAAACCAATGACGTTCATTTCTCCTAAAATTGGGAAGCCATATAATGATGAAATGTCTAAACAGGAAGCAAGAGCAGTTGAATATATTGAACTTCCAGAAGCCTTTGTGATCAAAACGACATTAGAGTCGAAAGCATTTTCTTCGGTATTGCTCAATACCTACTACAGCATTTATGGGGATGGCATGGTTGAGGTTAAACATGAATTGGTGAATAACAGTTCGGATAAAAAGGCAGACCTTTTCTTAAAACAACCTATTATTGCCGAATTAGGAGGTATTACACTTCCATTAAAAGAGGGCGTTATGGTTGATCGTGAAAGGACTATCCCGTATTTCGAATTGATACGTGATAAGGAAATCTCAGAGAAATGGCTATTTTTGTCTAAACCGAGTGGGGAGACTAAGGGACTGTCATGGTCTCAAGACGCCTTGCTAAAGAAAGATAGTTGGCGTTTTGGAATTGAATATCAAGTGGAAACACTCAAACCAAATGAGAAAATATGTTTCGGACCTATTCAAATCGGCGTAAATGTAGCAACTTCCTGGTCAAATTGGCGAGAACTCGTGTTGGGTGAAGAGGTAAAAGATATCAAGGAAGTTTCATCTTTTGCACTAGAGGCTGATAAGAATAGATTTGTATCAACAGTTGGTGAAAAGGTCGATTTTGCTTTTCGTTCCAAGTTTACACCTCATGTCTCTGGCACGTTAACGGTTCAGCACGACGAACAGACGTACATCAAAGAGACAACTGAAGATGATGGTGTGAATCAAATCGATATTCAATTAGACTATCAATCTCCTGGAGTTAAAGGAGTTTCAGGAAAATTCCGTTCCAAAGGGCAAAAAGCTGAACTTCAAACTCTGCAACTTGTTAAAGGAAAGCGAGAGATTGAAGTAAATCAGGAAGAGGATCGTTGGACAGTAAATAATGGTGTAATATCCTTTAAAGCATCTTCAGAATATTTTCCAGGCATCTATTCTCTGACCTACAACGGGAACGAAGCATTACACCATCAGTACCCTGAACCAGGACCAAAAGCGTGGTGGAATCCATGGGGAGGTGGGTTAAGCTACAACTTACGTAAGGTTAGCCCATACTCGATGCTAAAAGAAAAAACAGAAGTAGCCCCCGTGACAAAAGAGGATCACCTAGGCAACGAATGGAAAGGGCTGTGCTTATCGACTACGTTAACCGAGCATGAGGAAATGAAGGGTGTAACACTTCGTCAATATGCGCTCACATTACCTGAAGTGCCTGTGATGGCGATTTACGCAGAGGTAGATCAAGGCTCAAACCGGACGTTCTCAGATGAGATCCTGGATTTAGAGGCATTCTTCAAACCGGCGGAAAAGCTCTCTTCCTGCTTTACGAACATGAAAACAGAGGGCGTCTTCCACACATACTATGCTGGGGTAGAAGAATATCACATGAAAAGTGCACCGAGCATTACAGTAGGGTCAGATGAAAGAGAAGAAAAGATTCACGTGATCCATCCAATTAAAAATGAGGACGAAGGCTTGTACTTAAATCCAGAGGTATGTCTTGTGGAAACATTCCAAAGATGGTCCGCAGCATCAGGTGATGTAATCTCGTTAAATCCTACGATTCTATTCTTTGATGAGGATGAACTCTCTCCTGACAATCATCCATTTCATGGACTTTCGTTTAGGTAG